From a single Herbiconiux sp. SALV-R1 genomic region:
- a CDS encoding aldose 1-epimerase family protein, whose protein sequence is MSAARPLSGSRIDLESGAYRASIASVGATLRVLQHDGRDLVVPFEVDEPRPAYRGATLAPWPNRVVDGRYVFAGETQQLAHTEPERGNALHGLAAWLDFAVTERTVDSVTLAATVQPQSGYPHRLELEVGYRLDDGGLHQSVTAQNSGRGPAPFGTGPHPYLVAGPGIVDDWTLELPAVEVLTVTEERLIPIGLADVSTEDGGVFDFRAPRVIADTFIDHAFTTLSRSGETGLATVTVTSPQGTGVAMSFGAECGWVQVHTADQSARSGLAVEPMTCPPDAFNSGTDLIVLAPGESTTASWSITAL, encoded by the coding sequence GTGTCTGCAGCAAGGCCCCTCTCCGGCTCCCGCATCGACCTCGAGAGCGGCGCCTACCGCGCCTCGATCGCCTCCGTCGGCGCCACCCTCCGCGTGCTGCAGCACGACGGCCGCGACCTGGTCGTGCCGTTCGAGGTCGACGAGCCGCGACCGGCCTACCGCGGCGCGACCCTCGCCCCGTGGCCCAACCGTGTGGTCGACGGCCGCTACGTCTTCGCCGGCGAGACGCAGCAGCTCGCCCACACCGAACCCGAGCGCGGCAACGCCCTGCACGGGCTCGCGGCCTGGCTCGACTTCGCGGTGACCGAGCGCACCGTCGACTCGGTCACCCTCGCCGCCACGGTGCAGCCGCAGAGCGGCTACCCGCACCGCCTCGAGCTCGAGGTGGGCTACCGGCTCGACGACGGGGGCCTGCACCAGAGCGTCACCGCGCAGAACTCGGGCCGGGGGCCCGCACCGTTCGGCACCGGCCCGCACCCGTACCTCGTGGCGGGCCCGGGCATCGTCGACGACTGGACCCTCGAACTCCCCGCCGTCGAGGTGCTCACGGTGACGGAGGAGCGACTCATCCCGATCGGCCTCGCCGACGTGTCGACCGAAGACGGAGGGGTGTTCGACTTCCGCGCACCGCGGGTCATCGCCGACACCTTCATCGACCACGCGTTCACGACCCTCTCCCGCTCGGGCGAGACCGGTCTCGCGACCGTGACCGTCACCTCTCCCCAGGGCACGGGCGTGGCGATGAGCTTCGGCGCCGAGTGCGGCTGGGTTCAGGTGCACACCGCCGACCAGTCGGCCCGATCGGGTCTCGCGGTGGAGCCTATGACCTGCCCGCCCGACGCCTTCAACTCCGGCACCGACCTCATCGTCCTCGCCCCCGGAGAGTCGACCACCGCATCCTGGAGCATCACCGCCCTCTGA